One region of Flavobacterium pisciphilum genomic DNA includes:
- the accC gene encoding acetyl-CoA carboxylase biotin carboxylase subunit, with product MFKKILIANRGEIALRVIRTCKEMGIKTVAVYSTADAESLHVKFADEAVCIGPPPSNLSYLKMSNIIAAAEITNADAIHPGYGFLSENSKFSKICQEHGIKFIGAAPEMIDRMGDKASAKATMKEAGVPCVPGSEGLLESFEQTQKLAEEFGYPVMLKATAGGGGKGMRAVWKAEDLQKAWDSARQESLAAFGNDGMYLEKLIEEPRHIEIQIVGDSYGKACHLSERDCSVQRRHQKLTEETPSPFMTDELRTKMGEAAVKAAEFIKYEGAGTVEFLVDKHRNFYFMEMNTRIQVEHPITEQVIDYDLIREQIMVAAGIPISGKNYLPELHAIECRINAEDPYNDFRPSPGKITTLHMPGGHGVRLDTHVYSGYSIPPNYDSMIAKLITTAQSREEAISKMRRALDEFVIEGVKTTIPFHRQLMDDPRYIAGDYTTAFMDTFKMKDLE from the coding sequence ATGTTTAAAAAAATATTAATTGCGAATAGAGGGGAAATTGCACTTCGTGTAATTCGTACATGTAAGGAAATGGGGATTAAGACTGTAGCAGTTTACTCTACAGCTGATGCTGAAAGCTTACATGTTAAATTTGCAGATGAAGCGGTTTGTATAGGTCCTCCTCCGAGTAACTTATCGTATTTGAAAATGTCAAATATTATTGCTGCTGCAGAAATTACAAACGCAGATGCAATACATCCGGGATACGGATTTCTTTCAGAGAATTCAAAATTTTCTAAAATCTGTCAGGAACATGGAATCAAATTTATTGGTGCTGCTCCTGAGATGATTGACAGAATGGGTGATAAAGCTTCTGCGAAAGCAACAATGAAAGAAGCAGGAGTTCCTTGTGTACCAGGTTCAGAAGGATTATTAGAATCATTTGAACAAACACAAAAATTAGCCGAAGAATTTGGTTATCCAGTAATGCTTAAAGCTACTGCTGGTGGTGGTGGAAAAGGAATGAGAGCTGTTTGGAAAGCTGAAGATCTTCAAAAAGCTTGGGATAGTGCACGTCAGGAATCATTAGCTGCTTTTGGTAATGACGGAATGTATCTTGAAAAATTAATTGAAGAGCCTCGTCATATCGAAATTCAGATTGTTGGTGATTCTTACGGAAAAGCATGTCATCTTTCAGAAAGAGATTGTTCTGTACAACGTCGTCATCAAAAATTAACTGAGGAAACTCCTTCTCCTTTCATGACAGATGAATTACGTACTAAAATGGGTGAAGCTGCTGTAAAAGCTGCTGAATTTATTAAGTATGAAGGTGCAGGAACAGTAGAATTTTTGGTTGATAAACACAGAAATTTCTATTTCATGGAAATGAATACACGTATTCAAGTAGAGCACCCTATTACAGAGCAAGTTATTGATTATGACTTGATTCGTGAGCAAATTATGGTTGCTGCTGGAATTCCAATTTCTGGGAAAAATTATTTACCAGAACTACATGCTATAGAATGTCGTATTAATGCAGAAGATCCATATAATGATTTTCGTCCTTCACCAGGAAAAATTACTACGCTTCATATGCCAGGAGGTCACGGTGTACGTTTAGATACCCATGTGTATTCTGGTTATAGTATTCCACCAAATTATGATTCGATGATTGCTAAATTAATTACTACTGCACAATCTCGTGAAGAAGCAATTAGCAAGATGAGAAGAGCTTTGGATGAATTTGTAATCGAAGGTGTGAAAACAACGATTCCTTTTCACAGACAATTAATGGATGATCCACGTTATATTGCAGGAGATTATACGACTGCTTTTATGGATACATTTAAAATGAAAGATCTGGAATAG